One genomic segment of Pseudomonadota bacterium includes these proteins:
- a CDS encoding dTDP-4-dehydrorhamnose 3,5-epimerase family protein, protein MIKDVIVKQLKYIPDERGRLMEILKCNEEIFTKFGQVYLSTTYPSVVKAWHYHKEQDDFIVCIKGMLKLVLYDNRDDSPTKGEINEFFIGEFNPSLVKVPKAVYHGWKCVSVEEAIVINVPTEPYNREKPDEYRLDPHKNDIPYNWERKDG, encoded by the coding sequence ATGATAAAGGACGTAATTGTAAAACAGCTAAAATATATACCCGATGAAAGAGGAAGGCTGATGGAGATACTTAAATGCAACGAAGAGATATTCACAAAATTCGGCCAGGTATACTTATCAACTACATATCCATCTGTAGTCAAGGCATGGCATTATCATAAGGAGCAGGATGATTTTATCGTATGCATAAAGGGTATGCTGAAACTCGTACTATATGATAACAGAGATGATTCACCTACAAAGGGAGAGATCAACGAATTCTTTATCGGCGAGTTCAATCCATCCCTCGTTAAAGTCCCAAAAGCGGTTTATCACGGTTGGAAATGCGTGAGCGTTGAAGAAGCCATCGTAATAAATGTTCCAACCGAACCATATAACAGGGAAAAACCTGATGAATACAGGTTAGACCCGCATAAAAATGATATACCATACAACTGGGAGAGGAAAGATGGATAA
- a CDS encoding sugar phosphate nucleotidyltransferase, which yields MKGIILAGGLGTRLHPLTKITNKHLLPIYGKPMIYYPIETLINAGITDIMIVTGGNHAGDFLRLLGNGMDFGLKHINYTYQEGEGGIADALSLAEYFADRQKICVILGDNIIERNIIKAVKDFETQEEGAKILLKEVPDPERFGVAQIENNRLVNIVEKPRQPTSNLAVIGIYMYDPRVFDIVKTLRPSDRGEFEITDVNNAYVKEEKMTWEMLQGWWTDAGTFESLLRANILVSQTGANKKDSE from the coding sequence ATGAAAGGAATTATACTTGCGGGTGGTCTCGGAACAAGACTACACCCTCTTACAAAGATTACGAATAAACACCTGTTGCCAATATACGGCAAACCAATGATCTATTATCCCATAGAAACACTTATTAACGCCGGCATAACAGATATCATGATAGTCACCGGCGGAAATCATGCAGGAGATTTTTTAAGGCTCCTTGGAAACGGTATGGACTTTGGTTTAAAACATATCAACTACACCTATCAGGAAGGCGAAGGCGGTATTGCTGATGCCCTGTCTCTTGCCGAATACTTTGCAGACCGGCAGAAGATATGCGTTATCCTTGGAGACAACATTATAGAAAGGAATATCATTAAAGCAGTAAAGGATTTCGAGACCCAGGAAGAAGGTGCAAAGATTCTGCTGAAAGAAGTACCTGATCCGGAACGGTTCGGGGTGGCACAGATAGAAAATAACAGGCTGGTCAATATTGTAGAAAAACCCAGACAGCCGACAAGCAACCTTGCAGTCATCGGTATTTATATGTATGATCCACGTGTTTTTGACATAGTAAAGACGCTTAGACCATCGGACAGGGGTGAATTCGAGATTACAGACGTAAATAACGCATATGTAAAAGAAGAAAAAATGACATGGGAGATGCTCCAGGGCTGGTGGACAGATGCAGGCACATTTGAATCACTGCTGCGCGCCAATATACTCGTCTCCCAGACAGGAGCAAATAAAAAAGACAGTGAATAA